The Listeria monocytogenes genome window below encodes:
- a CDS encoding MmcQ/YjbR family DNA-binding protein: MNYEQILQEKVALCLTLQAAKETFPFDKKTHALTIGGKIFALIHMYHGDLYVSVKCQPERIDLLRDEYSGIKPGYHLNKQHWITLVINEKYDVEAETEFALIQNSYQLILDKLPKKAQNTVRFSAND; the protein is encoded by the coding sequence ATGAATTACGAACAAATTTTACAAGAAAAAGTCGCGCTTTGTCTGACTTTGCAAGCTGCCAAAGAAACATTTCCGTTTGATAAAAAAACGCACGCTTTAACAATTGGCGGGAAAATATTTGCGCTCATACATATGTATCACGGAGATCTATATGTTAGCGTTAAGTGTCAGCCTGAAAGAATTGACTTGCTGCGCGATGAATATAGCGGTATAAAACCTGGCTATCACTTAAATAAACAGCACTGGATTACTCTGGTGATAAATGAAAAATATGATGTAGAAGCGGAAACAGAATTTGCTTTAATTCAAAATAGTTATCAGCTAATTTTGGATAAACTACCGAAGAAAGCACAAAACACTGTGAGATTTTCTGCAAATGATTAA
- a CDS encoding ribonuclease J yields the protein MTIKKAKNIKIIPLGGVDESGKNLYVVEIDEDIFILDAGLMFPENELLGIDIVIPDFKYLEENKDRVKAIFLTHGHEDAIGALPYLLQKIKAPVYGTELTIALAKSALKEHRKLRFKNFHVVNEETTLSFSKIDVSFFRTTHTIPDSVGIVLETSEGSIVYTGDFKFDQSAKDGYASDLSHIAEFGEKGVLALLSDSSEAEHPGTTSSDSLIEEEIRHAFRMADGRIIVACVASNLIRLQQVLDASVATKRKVAIVGKELERVFEIAGSLGKIVIEEDLIVPLKELKKYSDDEITIIETGNLGEPIQSLQLMTKGNHPQFNIKPGDTVYITTTPSPSLETMMAKTMDMLYKAGAKVLTMSNNLFISGHASQEDLKLMINLLKPRYFVPVHGEYRMLISHAKLAHEVGMAKSEVFIVGKGEILEYKNDKMTAGNRVYSGNTLIDGLGVGDVGNIVLRDRKLLSEDGIFIVVVTLNRKSKTITSGPEIISRGFIYVRESEHLIEESSKVVTKIVEKNLQETGFEWAKLKQDIRDQLNRYLFEQTKRRPMILPIIMEV from the coding sequence TTGACAATAAAAAAAGCGAAAAACATAAAAATCATTCCACTCGGCGGCGTCGATGAAAGTGGCAAAAATTTATATGTAGTAGAAATAGACGAAGATATCTTTATATTAGATGCGGGCTTAATGTTTCCAGAAAATGAATTACTAGGAATCGACATTGTAATCCCTGATTTCAAATATTTAGAAGAAAATAAAGATCGTGTAAAAGCTATTTTCCTAACGCATGGTCACGAAGATGCTATTGGTGCATTGCCATACTTACTTCAAAAAATCAAAGCACCTGTTTACGGGACAGAATTAACAATCGCCCTAGCAAAATCAGCACTTAAAGAGCACCGCAAACTACGCTTCAAGAATTTCCATGTCGTTAATGAAGAAACAACTTTATCCTTTTCAAAAATTGATGTTTCCTTTTTCCGTACAACCCACACTATTCCTGATTCTGTTGGGATTGTTCTTGAAACAAGCGAAGGATCTATTGTTTATACAGGGGATTTCAAATTCGATCAATCAGCGAAGGACGGCTATGCTTCTGATTTAAGCCACATTGCAGAATTTGGCGAAAAAGGGGTACTAGCTTTACTTTCAGATAGTTCAGAGGCTGAGCACCCTGGAACAACGTCTAGCGATAGTTTAATTGAAGAAGAGATTAGACATGCTTTTAGAATGGCAGACGGCAGAATTATCGTCGCTTGTGTAGCTTCTAATTTAATTCGCTTACAACAAGTACTTGATGCTTCTGTTGCAACCAAACGTAAAGTCGCTATTGTTGGTAAAGAACTAGAGCGTGTTTTCGAAATTGCTGGCAGTTTAGGTAAAATCGTTATTGAAGAAGACTTAATTGTTCCGTTAAAAGAACTTAAAAAATATAGCGATGATGAAATTACGATTATTGAAACAGGCAATCTAGGAGAACCAATCCAATCATTACAATTAATGACGAAAGGAAACCATCCACAATTCAACATCAAACCTGGTGATACTGTTTACATTACGACGACGCCATCACCATCTCTTGAAACAATGATGGCGAAAACAATGGATATGCTCTATAAAGCAGGCGCGAAAGTGCTCACTATGAGTAACAATCTATTCATCTCTGGCCATGCAAGCCAAGAAGATTTAAAATTAATGATTAACTTATTAAAACCAAGATATTTTGTTCCAGTTCACGGAGAGTATCGTATGTTAATCAGCCACGCTAAATTAGCTCATGAAGTTGGTATGGCGAAATCAGAAGTATTTATCGTTGGTAAAGGTGAAATTTTAGAATATAAAAATGATAAAATGACAGCCGGCAATCGTGTTTATTCTGGTAATACTTTAATTGATGGACTAGGTGTTGGTGACGTTGGAAACATCGTACTACGCGACCGTAAATTGCTTTCAGAAGACGGTATTTTCATCGTAGTAGTAACACTAAATCGCAAATCAAAAACCATTACTTCAGGTCCTGAAATTATTTCACGCGGCTTTATCTACGTGCGCGAATCAGAACATTTAATTGAAGAGTCTTCCAAAGTTGTCACAAAAATTGTCGAAAAAAATCTTCAAGAAACCGGCTTTGAATGGGCGAAATTAAAACAAGATATCCGCGATCAATTAAATCGCTACTTATTTGAGCAAACAAAACGACGTCCAATGATTTTACCAATTATTATGGAAGTATAG
- a CDS encoding dihydrolipoyl dehydrogenase family protein codes for MVKYTYDVVIIGSGASGTTVAFEAQAAGLKVAVVEERSWGGTCVLRGCDPKKVLVGASEARNLSTRLRGKGIKQAATISWTDLMAFKETFVENVPESRLESFQEAGIETFFGAASFQDSHSLQVGDDLIYAEKIVIATGATPSTLNVEGQEYIQTSDDFLSLGKLPDSVVFIGGGYISFEFASIALTAGREVHIIHHNSEPLKKFDPDFVAALVANMKEEGIHFHFDTDITKIENKGEKLHIHGKDGFSLQTDLIIGATGRKPNIAHLSLENANIDYTKKGIIVNEKLQTSNNSHIYACGDVAATKGAPLTPVVSMEAALVAKNVIGGDEKIIYPAIPSVVFTSPKLASIGISAEEAKAHPEKYQIKNHDTTNWYTYKRTNEQIALAKIIEDRETGQIKGAHFLSEEADYMINYIAILMRANLTLADLQSVVFAYPSPASDLTALN; via the coding sequence ATGGTAAAATATACATATGATGTTGTGATAATCGGAAGCGGTGCAAGTGGCACAACAGTAGCTTTTGAGGCACAGGCAGCTGGTTTAAAAGTAGCAGTAGTGGAAGAGCGCAGTTGGGGTGGAACGTGTGTCCTTAGAGGCTGTGACCCTAAAAAAGTTCTCGTTGGTGCAAGCGAAGCAAGAAATCTTTCTACAAGACTTCGTGGCAAAGGCATTAAGCAAGCAGCGACGATTAGCTGGACGGATTTAATGGCATTTAAAGAAACATTTGTCGAGAATGTTCCCGAAAGTCGTTTGGAAAGCTTTCAAGAAGCCGGGATTGAAACATTCTTTGGTGCAGCTAGTTTCCAAGATTCCCATTCCTTGCAAGTCGGCGATGATTTAATCTATGCTGAAAAAATTGTCATCGCAACAGGAGCAACACCAAGCACGTTAAATGTAGAAGGACAAGAATACATTCAAACTAGTGATGATTTCTTATCACTTGGAAAACTCCCTGACTCTGTCGTGTTTATTGGCGGTGGTTATATTTCATTTGAATTTGCTTCCATTGCACTTACAGCAGGGAGAGAAGTGCATATTATCCATCATAATAGTGAACCTCTAAAAAAATTCGATCCTGATTTCGTGGCGGCATTAGTGGCTAATATGAAAGAAGAAGGTATCCATTTCCATTTTGACACAGATATTACGAAAATTGAAAATAAAGGAGAAAAACTACATATTCATGGCAAAGACGGATTTTCATTACAGACTGATTTAATTATTGGAGCAACTGGTAGAAAACCAAACATTGCGCATCTATCATTGGAAAATGCCAACATTGACTACACTAAAAAAGGCATTATTGTTAATGAAAAACTTCAAACCTCTAATAATTCTCATATATACGCATGTGGTGATGTCGCAGCAACAAAAGGTGCACCATTAACACCCGTTGTCAGCATGGAGGCAGCACTTGTTGCTAAAAATGTCATAGGCGGTGATGAAAAAATCATTTATCCAGCGATTCCAAGTGTCGTTTTTACGAGTCCTAAACTTGCAAGCATTGGCATAAGTGCAGAAGAAGCAAAAGCGCATCCAGAGAAATATCAAATTAAAAATCATGACACAACAAATTGGTACACTTATAAACGAACCAATGAACAAATTGCGCTCGCAAAAATTATTGAAGATAGAGAGACCGGACAAATCAAAGGCGCTCATTTTCTTAGTGAAGAAGCGGATTATATGATAAATTATATTGCCATCTTGATGAGAGCAAACCTAACTTTAGCTGATTTACAATCTGTTGTTTTTGCTTATCCATCTCCTGCAAGCGACTTAACTGCTTTGAACTAG
- a CDS encoding ABC-F family ATP-binding cassette domain-containing protein has protein sequence MLTVNNVGLRYGDKKLFEDVSIKFLPGNCYGLIGANGAGKSTFLKVLSGELDSQSGNVHIGSGERLAVLRQDHFQYDNELVLNTVIMGHERLYKIMDEKNAIYMKEDFSDEDGIRAAELEGEFAELDGWEAESDAAVLLNGLGIPTDLHGKLMKDLTGGEKVKVLLAQALFGKPDILLLDEPTNHLDIRAIHWLEEFLINFDNTVIVVSHDRHFLNKVCTHIADLDFSKIKLYVGNYDFWYESSQLAQTMMGDRNKKKEEKMKELQDFIARFSANASKSKQATSRKKMLEKITLEDIQPSSRRYPFIQFKPDREVGNDLLTVTNLSKTIDGVKILDNLSFSINRNDKVALVGDDEVAKTVLFQILAGEMEPDEGSYKWGITTSQSYFPKDNSEFFEENDMSLVEWLRQFSPEDDSEAFLRGFLGRMLFSGDEVLKKVRVLSGGEKVRCMLSKMMLSGSNVLLLDEPTNHLDLESITALNNGLEAFKGAMIFASHDHQLLQTIATRIINLSKDQFYNKEISYDEYLKEVMNVAE, from the coding sequence ATGTTAACTGTAAATAATGTTGGCTTACGCTACGGCGATAAAAAGCTATTTGAAGATGTTTCGATTAAATTTTTACCAGGTAACTGTTATGGTCTTATTGGAGCAAATGGTGCTGGTAAATCAACGTTCCTAAAAGTGCTTTCTGGCGAGCTTGATTCACAAAGTGGTAATGTGCATATTGGTTCAGGTGAGCGTCTAGCTGTCCTTCGCCAAGATCATTTCCAGTATGATAATGAACTAGTTCTTAACACAGTAATCATGGGACATGAACGACTATACAAAATTATGGACGAAAAAAATGCCATTTACATGAAAGAAGATTTCAGTGATGAAGATGGTATCCGTGCTGCAGAACTAGAAGGCGAATTTGCTGAATTAGATGGTTGGGAAGCAGAATCTGACGCTGCTGTTTTATTAAACGGCTTAGGTATCCCTACTGACTTACACGGAAAACTAATGAAAGATTTAACTGGTGGAGAAAAAGTGAAAGTGCTTCTTGCGCAAGCTTTATTCGGTAAACCAGATATCCTACTTCTGGATGAGCCTACCAACCACCTTGATATTCGTGCGATTCACTGGTTGGAAGAATTTTTAATTAACTTTGACAATACTGTTATCGTAGTATCCCATGACCGTCACTTCTTAAATAAAGTGTGTACGCATATTGCGGATCTTGATTTCAGCAAAATCAAATTATATGTCGGAAACTATGATTTCTGGTATGAATCAAGCCAATTAGCTCAAACAATGATGGGCGATCGTAATAAGAAAAAAGAAGAAAAAATGAAAGAATTACAAGACTTTATTGCTCGTTTCAGTGCGAATGCATCGAAATCCAAACAAGCAACAAGTCGTAAGAAAATGCTCGAAAAAATCACGCTGGAAGATATTCAACCTTCTAGCCGTCGCTACCCTTTCATTCAGTTCAAGCCGGACCGTGAAGTTGGGAATGACCTTCTAACAGTAACAAACTTGTCTAAAACAATTGATGGCGTGAAGATTCTTGATAATCTTTCTTTCTCTATCAATCGTAATGACAAAGTTGCTTTAGTTGGCGATGATGAAGTTGCTAAAACGGTTCTTTTCCAAATCCTTGCTGGCGAAATGGAACCGGATGAAGGTAGCTATAAATGGGGTATCACTACAAGCCAGAGCTACTTCCCGAAAGACAACTCCGAATTCTTTGAGGAAAACGACATGAGTCTTGTAGAATGGTTGCGTCAATTCTCTCCAGAAGATGACAGTGAAGCCTTCTTACGTGGATTCCTTGGCCGTATGCTCTTCAGTGGCGATGAAGTACTTAAAAAAGTACGCGTCCTATCTGGTGGAGAAAAAGTTCGTTGTATGTTATCCAAAATGATGCTTTCAGGGTCAAACGTACTTCTACTTGACGAACCTACTAACCACTTGGATTTAGAATCAATTACAGCATTAAATAACGGTTTGGAAGCATTTAAAGGCGCAATGATTTTCGCTTCTCATGACCATCAGTTATTACAAACAATTGCAACACGTATCATTAATTTATCAAAAGATCAATTTTACAATAAAGAAATTTCTTATGATGAGTATCTAAAAGAAGTAATGAACGTAGCGGAATAA
- the dapA gene encoding 4-hydroxy-tetrahydrodipicolinate synthase: MDLGKVITAMVTPIHPEKDKVCKKRIHHLVNHLIENGSDGLVIAGTTGESPTLSHDEKMKLFRQVIETNDGRAKLIAGTGSNNTAETIAFTKEVATLGGIDAVLIVAPYYNKPNQDGLYAHFAAVAEASDLPVVIYNIPGRSVVNIEPETIIRLAALPNIVGVKESSGNLDNISKIIAETSNDFQVYSGDDSLTLPILAVGGNGVISVASHVVGNEMQEMIQAFEHGKVQKAAQIHRELLPLMNGLFSVPNPAPTKYLLNQQGISVGPVRLPLVDLNAEQGTKLQAILEGLSK, translated from the coding sequence ATGGATTTAGGGAAAGTAATTACAGCAATGGTGACACCAATTCACCCAGAAAAAGATAAAGTATGCAAAAAAAGAATTCATCATCTCGTGAACCACTTAATCGAAAATGGCTCAGACGGTTTAGTAATCGCCGGAACAACAGGTGAATCGCCAACTTTGTCGCATGATGAAAAAATGAAATTATTTCGTCAAGTAATCGAAACAAATGACGGACGAGCAAAATTAATTGCTGGGACTGGCTCCAATAATACAGCAGAAACAATCGCGTTTACAAAAGAAGTTGCCACGCTTGGTGGAATTGATGCCGTTTTAATCGTTGCACCATATTACAATAAACCAAATCAAGATGGCTTGTATGCTCATTTTGCTGCGGTTGCGGAAGCTTCTGATTTACCAGTAGTTATTTACAATATTCCTGGTCGTAGCGTGGTTAATATCGAACCAGAAACCATTATTCGCTTAGCAGCATTACCTAATATTGTTGGCGTAAAAGAATCTAGTGGTAATTTAGATAATATTAGTAAAATCATCGCTGAAACTTCAAACGATTTCCAAGTGTACAGTGGGGATGATAGCTTAACTTTACCAATCCTTGCAGTAGGCGGAAACGGCGTTATTTCTGTTGCTAGCCATGTTGTAGGAAATGAAATGCAAGAAATGATTCAAGCATTTGAGCATGGGAAAGTGCAAAAAGCAGCTCAAATCCACCGAGAATTATTGCCACTCATGAACGGCTTATTCTCTGTACCAAACCCAGCACCAACAAAATATTTACTTAATCAACAAGGCATTAGTGTTGGACCTGTAAGACTACCACTTGTAGATTTGAATGCTGAACAAGGAACGAAATTACAAGCTATATTAGAAGGACTTTCTAAATAG
- the dapG gene encoding aspartate kinase encodes MKIIVQKFGGTSVQNEKSRLMAFNHIKQVLNEGYKVVVVVSAIGRYGDPYATDTLLELIGAKNTKLTAREQDTLLSVGETISASVFTNMLKEADIKAEAFSGGQAGIFTSNDHLNAKITEVDTTRLKNALAELDVAVVAGFQGITANGDITTLGRGGSDTSAAALGVSLQADYIDIFTDVDGMMTADPRIVEHARSLPRVSYNEVSNMAYQGAKVIHPRAVEIAMTAKIPMRIRSTYLESSGTLVTSLADDSGHFDVKERMVTGVAHVTNLTQISVQTDTVKAQQLAFKILADAGISLDFINISTNSVIFTVPEEKSHVVKQLLEDEALETSVRQACAKVSIVGAGITGVPGVTAKIVGALSEKNIPILQSADSHTTIWVLVREEDLISAVNALHDVFCLEIK; translated from the coding sequence ATGAAAATTATAGTTCAAAAATTTGGCGGAACATCCGTACAAAATGAAAAATCCCGTCTGATGGCATTCAACCACATCAAGCAAGTACTAAACGAAGGTTATAAAGTAGTTGTTGTCGTTTCGGCAATTGGTAGATACGGGGATCCTTATGCAACAGATACTTTGTTAGAACTTATTGGTGCTAAAAATACCAAGTTAACAGCAAGAGAACAAGATACACTACTATCTGTTGGCGAAACGATTTCCGCATCGGTATTTACCAATATGTTAAAAGAAGCAGATATTAAAGCAGAAGCTTTTTCTGGTGGACAAGCGGGCATCTTTACATCAAATGACCATTTAAATGCTAAAATAACAGAAGTCGACACAACTCGTTTGAAAAATGCATTAGCCGAGCTGGATGTTGCAGTGGTTGCTGGTTTTCAAGGAATTACCGCAAATGGGGATATTACGACACTCGGACGTGGTGGAAGTGATACATCTGCAGCAGCACTTGGGGTTTCGTTGCAAGCTGACTACATTGATATTTTTACAGATGTAGACGGTATGATGACAGCAGATCCTCGGATAGTGGAGCATGCACGTTCACTTCCACGAGTAAGCTATAATGAAGTAAGCAATATGGCTTACCAAGGAGCAAAAGTTATCCATCCACGTGCAGTTGAAATCGCGATGACTGCAAAAATCCCTATGCGGATTCGTTCTACCTATTTGGAAAGCAGTGGAACACTTGTTACTTCGTTAGCCGATGATTCAGGTCATTTTGATGTGAAAGAACGGATGGTAACCGGCGTAGCTCATGTAACCAATTTAACACAAATATCTGTACAAACGGATACAGTAAAAGCACAACAACTAGCTTTTAAAATATTAGCAGATGCAGGAATCAGCCTTGACTTTATTAACATCTCTACCAACTCTGTCATTTTTACGGTGCCAGAGGAAAAATCTCATGTAGTGAAACAACTATTAGAAGACGAGGCCTTAGAAACATCTGTACGACAAGCTTGTGCGAAAGTTTCTATTGTTGGTGCCGGAATCACAGGCGTTCCCGGTGTTACTGCAAAAATCGTTGGCGCATTATCTGAAAAAAACATCCCCATTTTACAGTCGGCGGATAGTCATACTACTATTTGGGTATTAGTAAGAGAAGAGGACTTAATTTCAGCAGTCAATGCCCTTCACGACGTATTTTGTTTGGAAATTAAGTAA
- a CDS encoding aspartate-semialdehyde dehydrogenase: MTKSYHVAVVGATGAVGTQMIELLEEAATFKIKQVSFLSSIRSAGKKLSFRGEEVIIQEATPESFEGVDIALFSAGGSVSKALAKEAVKRGAIVIDNTSAYRMDPTVPLVVPEVNEKALFSHNGIIANPNCSTIQMVAALEPIREAFGLNRIIVSTYQAVSGSGVSAIQELKDGSRAVLDGKEFTPQIMPVKGDKKHYPIAFNALPQIDVFTENDYTYEEMKMINETKKIMEDNAIKVSATCVRIPVVSGHSESVYIEVDKEGVTANEIQNTLKNAPGVVLEDDPANQVYPQAVQAAGKKEVFVGRIRADIDDSKGFHMWIVSDNLLKGAAWNSIQIAESLVKLAII, encoded by the coding sequence ATGACAAAAAGCTATCATGTCGCAGTTGTAGGTGCCACTGGTGCAGTTGGTACCCAAATGATTGAATTACTAGAAGAGGCGGCGACTTTTAAGATAAAGCAAGTTTCATTCTTGTCTTCTATTCGTTCTGCTGGAAAAAAACTATCTTTCCGCGGGGAAGAAGTAATCATTCAAGAAGCAACACCTGAAAGTTTTGAAGGCGTTGATATTGCTTTATTCAGTGCTGGTGGTTCTGTTTCCAAAGCGCTTGCAAAAGAAGCGGTTAAACGCGGCGCCATTGTCATTGACAACACAAGCGCTTACCGGATGGACCCAACTGTTCCATTAGTCGTTCCAGAAGTGAATGAAAAAGCACTTTTTTCTCATAATGGTATTATTGCTAATCCTAACTGTTCCACTATTCAAATGGTAGCAGCCCTCGAACCGATTCGAGAAGCATTTGGCTTAAATCGTATTATTGTTTCTACTTATCAAGCTGTTTCTGGCTCTGGCGTAAGTGCCATTCAAGAATTAAAAGACGGTAGTAGAGCTGTTTTAGATGGTAAAGAATTCACTCCACAAATCATGCCCGTTAAAGGGGACAAAAAACATTACCCAATCGCTTTTAATGCTTTACCACAAATTGACGTTTTCACAGAGAATGATTATACATATGAAGAAATGAAAATGATCAATGAAACGAAAAAAATCATGGAAGATAATGCTATAAAAGTTTCCGCTACGTGCGTTCGTATTCCAGTAGTTAGCGGCCACTCCGAAAGTGTTTATATTGAAGTGGATAAAGAAGGCGTAACTGCTAATGAAATCCAAAATACGTTAAAAAATGCACCTGGTGTTGTACTTGAAGATGATCCAGCTAATCAAGTATACCCGCAAGCAGTTCAAGCTGCTGGTAAAAAAGAAGTATTTGTTGGTCGTATTCGTGCGGATATAGACGATTCTAAAGGCTTTCACATGTGGATTGTGTCTGACAACCTACTAAAAGGTGCCGCATGGAATTCGATTCAAATAGCTGAAAGTTTAGTCAAACTAGCAATTATTTAG